From the genome of Triticum aestivum cultivar Chinese Spring chromosome 3B, IWGSC CS RefSeq v2.1, whole genome shotgun sequence, one region includes:
- the LOC123064347 gene encoding uncharacterized protein, which translates to MFITGGVPFNLARNPYYRESYNFIAKNEMGGYVPPGYNALRTTCLAKEKKHVGRMLEPLKSTWPLKGVTIATDGWADPQRRPILNFMAVTESGPMFLKAVNTEGETKSKQFVFERMKEVVEEIGSENVVQVITDNASNVKGAGLMIQAKYTNIYWTPCIVHCLNLVLKEICDPKMHDEDFEVLNFIKEVSELALFVKNFIMTHGMRLSMLNEFSKLKFLHIAETRFASVVIMLKRFLLIKDALTLMVVHANWANYREDDPPTAQRVKELILSDVWWDKIAYIVSFTSPIYAMIRLTDTDKPSLHLIYEMWDDMMEKVRVPIYRYEKKELNEDCALYIVIKKKLLKRWKKSSTPPPPLFGSLVESEVLQSKLGWGSLWPCYPP; encoded by the exons ATGTTCATCACCGGAG GGGTTCCCTTCAATCTAGCAAGAAATCCTTACTATCGGGAGTCCTACAATTTTATCGCAAAAAATGAAATGGGTGGCTATGTGCCTCCTGGATATAACGCATTGAGGACAACCTGTCTTGCAAAAGAGAAGAAACATGTTGGGAGGATGCTAGAGCCCCTCAAGTCCACGTGGCCGCTCAAAGGAGTGACTATTGCGACTGATGGGTGGGCTGACCCTCAAAGGAGACCAATTTTGAACTTCATGGCTGTGACAGAGAGTGGTCCAATGTTTCTAAAGGCGGTCAACACTGAAGGGGAG ACCAAATCTAAGCAATTTGTATTTGAGAGGATGAAGGAAGTGGTTGAGGAGATTGGATCCGAGAATGTGGTCCAAGTGATCACGGACAATGCATCCAATGTCAAAGGTGCTGGATTGATGATCCAAGCAAAGTACACCAATATTTACTGGACTCCTTGCATTGTGCACTGCCTCAATCTTGTGTTGAAGGAGATATGTgatccaaagatgcatgatgaagactttgaagttcTTAACTTTATAAAAGAGGTTTCCGAACTAGCTCTCTTTGTCAAGAACTTCATAATGACCCATGGCATGAGGTTGTCAATGTTGAATGAGTTTAGCAAACTTAAGTTTCTTCACATAGCAGAAACCAGATTTGCAAGTGTTGTCATTATGTTGAAGAGGTTTCTTTTAATCAAGGATGCACTCACACTAATGGTTGTTCATGCAAATTGGGCTAATTATAGAGAGGATGATCCTCCTACAGCTCAAAGGGTGAAGGAACTTATTTTGAGTGATGTGTGGTGGGATAAAATTGCATACATTGTCTCTTTCACCTCACCCATATATGCAATGATAAGGCTGACCGACACGGACAAACCATCTCTCCATTTGATATACGAGATGTGGGACGACATGATGGAGAAG GTGAGAGTTCCTATTTATCGTTATGAAAAGAAGGAGCTCAATGAAGATTGTGCTCTCTATATCGTTATCAAGAAAAAACTTCTAAAACGTTGGAAGAAGAGTAGTACCCCCCCCCCTCCATTGTTTGGCTCACTCGTTGAATCCGAG GTACTACAGTCCAAATTGGGTTGGGGCAGTCTGTGGCCGTGTTACCCCCCTTGA
- the LOC123068270 gene encoding beta-1,2-xylosyltransferase XYXT1 — protein sequence MGAGEGKQGKGLVRSWAQRYLNLGFVAGFLLVLLTYIVVTQQFAITSPDAVPTMTPHRKQAISAPGAGVTGTPEGRVEEKAETKPVDASSGDETPKEEQQQQHDAEPEWKKPEDTVATEEEPPKRDDTAAEPLDNGKVVCTTEGPFSDTCDVFGDVRTNGTAHTVTLVPATETESREWKIQPYVRRGMSGISEVTVTQLDSTSAASPAPACTVTHRVPAIVFALGGLTGNYFHDFSDALVPLFVASRRYGGEVQLLASNIQPWWLGKYEAVVRRLSKYDVVDLDHDDQIRCFPSVTVGLRMHKEFDIVPELVPGGAPLSMVDFTAFLRETYTLPRAAPISLMKDISPPEDQEKRKPRLMLLHRGHYRKFVNVPEIVKAAEKAGFEVSIADPRFDVRVEELARSVNSFDVLLGVHGAGLTNAVFMPTGAVVIQVVPYGNLEHMAKVDFGDPVADMGLRYLEYSITAEESTLLEMLGPDHPVIKDPESVHRSGWDKVAEYYLGKQDVRVDVERFAPTLALAIEHLRQK from the exons atgggCGCCGGCGAGGGGAAGCAGGGGAAGGGGCTTGTGAGGAGCTGGGCGCAGAGGTACCTCAACCTCGGCTTCGTCGCCGGCTTCCTGCTCGTGCTCCTCACCTACATCGTCGTCACCCAGCAGTTCGCCATCACCTCCCCCGACG CTGTCCCCACGATGACGCCGCACCGGAAGCAGGCGATCAGCGCCCCCGGCGCCGGCGTAACAG GGACGCCGGAGGGTCGAGTTGAGGAGAAGGCTGAGACGAAACCTGTCGATGCTTCTTCCGGGGATGAAACTCCTAAGGAGGAGCAGCAACAACAACATG ATGCGGAGCCGGAATGGAAGAAGCCGGAAGACACGGTGGCGACGGAGGAAGAGCCCCCCAAAAGAGACGACACCGCTGCCGAACCGCTCG ACAACGGCAAGGTGGTGTGTACCACGGAGGGCCCCTTCTCCGACACGTGCGACGTCTTCGGTGACGTCCGGACCAACGGCACAGCTCACACCGTCACCCTCGTCCCAGCGACCGAGACGGAGAGCCGGGAGTGGAAGATTCAGCCCTACGTCCGCCGTGGCATGTCTGGCATCTCGGAGGTCACGGTGACGCAGCTCGACTCGACCTCCGCGGCATCCCCGGCGCCGGCGTGCACGGTGACGCACCGCGTCCCGGCCATCGTGTTCGCGCTCGGTGGGCTAACAGGCAACTACTTCCACGACTTCAGCGATGCGCTGGTGCCACTATTCGTGGCGTCACGGCGATATGGCGGCGAGGTCCAGCTATTGGCCAGCAACATCCAGCCATGGTGGCTCGGCAAGTACGAGGCCGTGGTGAGACGGCTGTCCAAGTACGACGTCGTGGACCTCGATCATGATGATCAGATCCGGTGCTTTCCGAGCGTCACTGTCGGGCTACGCATGCACAAGGAATTCGACATCGTGCCGGAGTTGGTCCccggcggcgcccccctctccatGGTCGACTTCACCGCCTTCCTCCGCGAGACCTACACCCTACCCCGCGCCGCGCCCATCAGCCTTATGAAGGACATCAGCCCGCCGGAGGACCAGGAGAAGAGGAAACCGCGGCTGATGCTGCTCCACCGTGGCCACTACCGGAAGTTCGTGAACGTGCCTGAGATCGTGAAGGCGGCGGAGAAGGCCGGGTTCGAGGTGTCCATCGCCGACCCGCGGTTCGACGTGCGGGTGGAGGAGCTGGCCCGGTCGGTGAACTCGTTCGACGTGCTGCTGGGCGTGCACGGCGCCGGGCTGACCAACGCCGTGTTCATGCCCACGGGGGCGGTGGTGATCCAGGTGGTGCCGTACGGGAACCTAGAGCACATGGCGAAGGTGGACTTCGGCGACCCCGTGGCGGACATGGGGCTCCGGTACCTCGAGTACAGCATCACGGCGGAGGAGAGCACGCTGCTGGAGATGCTGGGGCCGGACCACCCCGTGATCAAGGACCCCGAGTCGGTGCACCGGAGTGGGTGGGACAAGGTCGCCGAGTACTACCTCGGCAAGCAGGACGTGCGCGTTGACGTGGAGCGCTTCGCGCCCACGCTTGCTCTGGCCATCGAACATCTTCGACAGAAGTAG